TCAGGAAAATCCAGCCTATATGTTCGCAACTTGAATGCCGAAGGCTCGAACCTCGTCAAGCTCGATGTCGAAAGCGCTGCGATTCCGCGCTGGCGCGTTGTCGGTTCTGATACGCTGATTGTGTATGTGACCGACGCTGGCAATAACAAGGATGATGGTATTTTGAAGTCGGCTTCTACGTGGCAGGTGAAATTTGCAAACGGCAAGTTTGGTAGTCCCGAAAAACTTTTTGATGGTGCTTACCATGGTGGCATTAGTGAAGACAATACACTTGCTGTTTCTGGTTCAAGGCTCTTACGCGCTCGTATGGCAAAATCGGGCTCAACTGTAACTGGTAAAGCAGATGATGTTGTGTGGTACGGTAGCGAACAGGCTTGCAATGTCTCGCTTTCAAAGGATGGTAGCAAGCGTACGGTGTTTCTTGACTTTGGCGGAAAAACGGGACAAAAATTTGTTGGAAAAAATTATGGTACACACGAACGCTTGCTCGTGGCGGATTCTGTAGGTGAACTTGTTCAGACTGTGGGTGCCCCTGATGGCTTCGCATTTGACCATAGTGAATGGGCTACGGGGGGCAAAAATCTTGTGGTGGCGACGCTTACCAATGTCAATGGCGCTCACTCCAAAATTGTTCTTGTGAATTTGTCTGATAGCTCGTTTGTTGACCTTGCTGATGGCGATGAACTGTGGCATCCGAACCTGTGGGTAAAAACGACTGCTGCATCTAGCGACAAAAACAGCTTGGATCCTGACAGCGCCTGCGTCTACATGACCGAAAATACGAACATTGTAACGCGACTGATGAAGGTCAAGATGGATTACTTCTGGAAGTATCGCGATACGACGGAACTCGTGATTATCGGTTCTTCGAGATCTTTTGCAGGTATGGACCCGGAATATATTAAATCCATGTTTGCTATCAATATGGCGTATTCTGCGCAGGATATGGAAAGCACGTCTTTCTTTGTCAAAAACTACATCTTGCCGTTGATGCCAAAACTTAAAGTTGTTGCCCTGACATTGGATTATGACCGCTGGTATGTCAAGGATGAAAATTTCAAGGTTTGGTTTGCCGATATCCCGGGTTACGAATATGACAAGAATCATGGCTATTGGCAAGATGGTCTTATTGGTGACATGAACGAAGCTTCGCAAGCCGCGTTAAACCCGACTGACGATGAGTATGAACAGTTTGGTTACCACCGAGGCCTGTATTACGATCCGGCACAGGGGTGGGGAGCCGATGTTCCTGAAGTGGCCAATGACTCCAATTGGTACATTGTTGACCCGTCTGGTGTTGAATATAATATGCAAAAGCTTGTTGAAATATTGGAATTGGCACGCAATCACGATGTTTATGTTGTTGGTGTCGTCTACCCCCAGACTCCGAATTTGCTCAAGACAAATTCTTGGGGACGTTATGGTCCGACGCGTGGTGTTGCAAAAATGATGGAAGATGCGGTGCTCGAACTCGCTGAAAAGTATCCTAATTTTGCCGTGCTCGATGAATATCACGATGGTCATCATAACTATGCACCCGAAGATTTCGCCAATGAAGACCATTTGGGGCTTTTGGGGGCGCAAAAAATGGCGGCTCGCCTTGATTCTCTGCTCAAAACGTTAAAGTAAATTTGCGGGTGATTGAACATGATTGCAATAGCGGTAGGCTTAGTGGTTGCACTCTTTGCGGTTTTCCCGTTGACGGATACGGATATCTGGTGGCATTTGGCTTGCGCGCGCGAATGGGTGACCACTTGGACGCCTGTGCGCGAACCTGTTGTAAATGTGCATGAGTTCTTTCAGCAAATTGTGGCTTTTGTCTATAACATTGGTGGGGCTCCGCTATTGGTGGCGTTCAAGGCGCTCCTTTGGGGCGTCGTCTTTGCGCTGTTCTTGTTGCCTTTTAGTTTTTTCACAAATTCAAGTGATGAAAAAACAGGCGATGAACAAGGTAAATATTCCCCGATAATCTTTGCTGGGATTGCGGTTATCCTCTTTACTTTTAGGTATCAGCTTGAGATTCGGCCCGTGCTTTTGAGCATGCTTTTTCTTGGTATTTATTGGAACGTTTTGCCGTGGCTTTTTTACGGTTGGCGCGAAGAACGTAAAAAAAATAGCCATGCCGAAAACAAAAAATTCCATCACGTATTTCACTTGACTTTCCGTGAGGCTGTGGGTGCCCAAAAACTTCTTGGCGTGCTTGTGATTCTTTTTATCCAATGGTTTTGGTGCAAATGTCAGGGACTTTATATCCTGGGATTGATTCTCGCGTATGGCTTTTTTTCGTATGGACTTTGGTTCCGACGTTGGGTGAAATTTGGAAAGGTGCGGCGGTGGAACGGGGTTCGAATCCCGCTAAGAACAGTTGTCTGGCAGACTCTTTTTATGATTCTGCTCTTTATCATGCCGGTGTTTCATCAAGATGGCTTCAACTTGTTACCTTATCCGTTTGAGCTGTTTGACCGTTTGCTTGGCCTTTCGCCCTCGGCTATTGCGTTTTCAAGTGAAATTGCGGAGAACCGCTCGCCGATTACGCTTTTGCTGAATGGTGAAAATGTTTTGCAGTCCGCCTTGATGCTTGTGCTTTGCGTGGTGGGAATTGTTCTTGCCCTTGTTCGTTGGTATTTGCAGCCTGCGCCAGATTCTTCGTGGCAGTTGTCTTGGCAGACAAACGAACGCATCGAAGCCATTTTTACTCGCAGGATGCTTCCGTCCTGGCTTTTCATTACTGCAATTCTTGCTCTAGTTGCCGAACGTAATTTTGTGCTTTTTTTGCCTGTATTTGTGGCTATAATTGTACATTTTTCGATGCGCCCGTCGAATTCTCGTTTGAAATTGAAAAAATGCATTGCCGAAAAGTCTCGGAAGATTCACTCCAAGTTAAGGCTTGACCGAATGCCCCATGGGGTGCGTCGTTTGAACGCTTCTTTAAGCCCGCTATTGACTTCAGACATGGTGCTTGCCGCTGTTGCTTTGGCTTTTGTTCTCGGGTTTTGGGTAAAGTCTATTTCGTCTTACGATTCCATGATTGCCTACCAGCGCGTGCCTGTGGGGGCTGCGCATTGGATGATGGAAAATCCGCACCCGGGAAGGTTGTTTAACGATGACCGTGCAGGCGGGTATTTGGCGTTTATGAACCCGCTCGATTCGATATACATTGATGGGCGCTTTATCTTGAAAACGGCAGATTTCTTTGAACGCTATCTTTCGTATGCAACTATGCCTCGACTTTTCTTGACGGACGCCGATTCGCTGGAAATCGATCGCGTGGTGCTCCCGCTCCGCTATTATGCAAGGTGGGATAAACTGATTGAAACGCTTGATTCTAGCGAAAAATGGCACGTTGCGTACCGCGATTCCCTTTTTGTCGTGATGGACCGCACACAGTACTAAATCGTAAGACTAAAAAAATTTACATTTGGTCGCTAATAATTTATTTTTAGATAGATTTAACGGCCCTGTGTGGGCATTGGAGTAGTGTATGAATCGTTTGGCGAAATTGGGACTTGCCGGTCTCTTTGCTTTTGGTCTAGCCCAGG
The Fibrobacter sp. UBA4297 genome window above contains:
- a CDS encoding TIGR02171 family lipoprotein, coding for MNYLYYGFAVFFVLSQLTSCSDSDGVSSNRSSFDFDDSLPGMVRISATSASVTLGTNDISAKANERPQMNVVLDYEFQIGKHEVTCSEFNDLMKASTGLKIDCENKTFPATDLTYYDAVLFANERSKAEKFDTAYTYSKAYFDENKHCTNLEGFAFHAGSKSYRLPTESEWILVAQKYGKNSESWNAENSDYKLHAVCSKADSSKSVCDLFGNAMEWVNDWLGNLRDTTLSNFVGAPDGGSLAERVVKGGSYRNSPESISLYSRGDVYTVTSSTRAGYVGFRLVFGAIPEATWMGSDGKAATSRIVPLANSAKMRAQTGTYKVKLAFRNDVTGNIAYIDYSTGLLSVTEIADTIDAFHPEISPDGKHVAFCTRIEGVSGKSSLYVRNLNAEGSNLVKLDVESAAIPRWRVVGSDTLIVYVTDAGNNKDDGILKSASTWQVKFANGKFGSPEKLFDGAYHGGISEDNTLAVSGSRLLRARMAKSGSTVTGKADDVVWYGSEQACNVSLSKDGSKRTVFLDFGGKTGQKFVGKNYGTHERLLVADSVGELVQTVGAPDGFAFDHSEWATGGKNLVVATLTNVNGAHSKIVLVNLSDSSFVDLADGDELWHPNLWVKTTAASSDKNSLDPDSACVYMTENTNIVTRLMKVKMDYFWKYRDTTELVIIGSSRSFAGMDPEYIKSMFAINMAYSAQDMESTSFFVKNYILPLMPKLKVVALTLDYDRWYVKDENFKVWFADIPGYEYDKNHGYWQDGLIGDMNEASQAALNPTDDEYEQFGYHRGLYYDPAQGWGADVPEVANDSNWYIVDPSGVEYNMQKLVEILELARNHDVYVVGVVYPQTPNLLKTNSWGRYGPTRGVAKMMEDAVLELAEKYPNFAVLDEYHDGHHNYAPEDFANEDHLGLLGAQKMAARLDSLLKTLK